From the Candidatus Eisenbacteria bacterium genome, one window contains:
- a CDS encoding Ppx/GppA phosphatase family protein, whose protein sequence is MRLAAIDLGSNSVHMVVADVSPDGRIQVVDRVKEMVRLGKRAFTTGALGKETTELAARAVTTFGRLARARHVVRLRAVATSAVREARNGAMFIRRLRRETGLPIDVISGLDEARLIFKAVRHAMGLEGGPHLLIDVGGGSVELTLAEEGRPLWMRSVPLGVARLSERFLTSDPPTGRQVRQLERHLERTIGDLLDRARRRGVVGAIGTSGTINTLVAMARAARGEDVGRLHGADATPQELRQLRRKIVSAPADKRAELPGMDTKRVDLMPAAAVLLDFILSRSGVSELRVCSWALREGVLLELARVNGASASVRVGRRRSITALAHHYAGDNMHGRQVARLALALFDATAPALGLSPSSRELLEYAALLHDIGHAVDHHRHQRHSYYLIRNSELLGFEPEEIDVIALVARGHRKQVPRVSDPELEALPGSKRKVVRGLAALLRVADALDRTHFGVVKRLDVSRAGGRLYIGVDAGGENAELELWAAERRLDLLSRLLDRPVVLRTLSPSKRVAARRAS, encoded by the coding sequence GTGCGGCTTGCCGCCATCGACCTCGGCTCGAACTCGGTGCACATGGTGGTGGCCGACGTCTCGCCGGACGGCCGCATCCAGGTCGTCGATCGCGTGAAGGAGATGGTCCGCCTCGGCAAGCGGGCCTTCACGACCGGCGCCCTCGGCAAGGAGACCACCGAGCTCGCGGCCCGCGCGGTGACCACCTTCGGCCGACTCGCCCGCGCCCGTCACGTCGTCCGGCTGCGCGCGGTCGCGACCAGCGCGGTGCGCGAGGCTCGCAACGGGGCCATGTTCATTCGCCGGCTGCGGCGGGAGACGGGCCTCCCGATCGACGTCATCTCCGGGCTCGACGAGGCACGGCTCATCTTCAAGGCCGTCCGCCACGCGATGGGCCTCGAAGGGGGGCCGCACCTCCTGATCGACGTCGGCGGCGGCAGCGTCGAGCTGACCCTCGCCGAGGAGGGGCGCCCCCTCTGGATGCGCAGCGTTCCCCTGGGTGTCGCGCGGCTCTCCGAGCGCTTTCTCACCAGCGACCCGCCGACCGGGCGCCAGGTGCGCCAGCTCGAGCGCCATCTCGAGCGGACCATCGGCGACCTGCTCGATCGCGCCCGGCGCCGGGGCGTCGTCGGCGCGATCGGGACGTCGGGGACGATCAACACCCTCGTCGCCATGGCGCGGGCCGCCCGCGGCGAGGACGTCGGACGGCTCCACGGCGCCGACGCCACCCCACAGGAGCTGCGCCAGCTCCGCCGCAAGATCGTGTCCGCCCCCGCCGACAAGCGAGCGGAGCTGCCGGGCATGGACACGAAGCGCGTCGATCTCATGCCAGCCGCGGCCGTCCTACTCGACTTCATCCTGTCGCGCTCGGGGGTCTCGGAGCTGCGCGTGTGCAGCTGGGCGCTGCGCGAGGGGGTGCTCCTCGAGCTCGCGCGCGTGAACGGCGCGTCGGCCAGCGTGCGGGTCGGACGCCGGCGATCGATCACCGCGCTCGCGCACCACTACGCCGGCGACAACATGCACGGACGCCAGGTCGCGCGGCTCGCGCTCGCGCTCTTCGACGCGACGGCTCCCGCGCTCGGGCTGTCGCCGTCGAGCCGCGAGCTGCTGGAGTACGCGGCGCTCCTGCACGACATCGGGCACGCGGTCGATCATCACCGCCATCAGCGGCACTCGTACTACCTCATCCGCAATTCCGAGCTGCTCGGCTTCGAGCCGGAAGAGATCGACGTGATCGCGCTCGTCGCACGCGGCCACCGCAAGCAGGTGCCGCGCGTGTCCGATCCGGAGCTCGAAGCGCTGCCCGGATCGAAACGGAAGGTTGTGCGAGGACTTGCCGCTCTGTTAAGAGTTGCTGACGCACTGGACCGGACCCATTTCGGTGTGGTCAAACGCCTGGACGTCTCCCGGGCGGGCGGCCGTCTGTACATCGGGGTCGACGCAGGCGGGGAAAATGCGGAATTAGAGCTGTGGGCCGCCGAACGACGACTCGACCTGCTCTCGCGCCTGCTCGACCGTCCGGTCGTGCTCCGCACCCTGTCTCCCTCGAAGCGCGTCGCCGCACGTCGAGCTTCCTGA
- a CDS encoding DUF1501 domain-containing protein — translation MAITRRQFIKRTGLATAGAYFGPSLFGNPFVRQAMAQTIGDRYFIVMFLDGGNDGFNTVVPYGSGVLRTAYTGYRNTGGGGLQLSTNDLNGSTLGTGGTLIGNDPNTGAQLALHPGFGGLSGVSAGAGGLKALYDLGEVAVIQGCGYPSYSLSHEESRGIWQSANPFGLGAYSGTGWVGRHLEGEYTGADIPAVNIQSSVAPEFRQSVTSVLAVNRLRDFGFPYDYDYPGDKNDKNAAFTSLYTNAESGPLVYIGSSGNATFASTNSYPQLHTLYENARGSWSDLYDTVDRSTARDLREIAKVIYGVANGLPASQPVAARFFQLSNGGYDTHSDQGAVDPDGQHFQLHGEVSSSIKVFRDDLENMGVWDKTCILIYSEFSRRIPQNDNGTDHGSQGPMFVIGGKVNGGVYGNHPNVNDLDNDENTRYRQDAYGGYRSTDFRDVYGTVLKHWVNMAPADVSALLPIDTGSANTRWTVSNFDLTRPVGGVPLFQP, via the coding sequence ATGGCGATCACTCGACGACAGTTCATCAAGCGAACCGGTCTCGCGACCGCGGGCGCCTACTTCGGCCCGAGCCTCTTCGGCAACCCCTTCGTGCGCCAGGCGATGGCGCAGACGATCGGCGACCGCTACTTCATCGTGATGTTCCTCGACGGCGGGAACGACGGCTTCAACACCGTCGTCCCGTACGGCAGCGGGGTCCTGCGCACCGCCTACACGGGGTATCGCAACACGGGTGGCGGCGGGCTGCAGCTCTCGACCAACGATCTGAACGGCTCGACGCTCGGCACGGGCGGGACGCTCATCGGGAACGATCCCAACACGGGCGCCCAGCTCGCGCTGCACCCCGGGTTCGGCGGGTTGAGCGGCGTGTCGGCGGGTGCCGGCGGCTTGAAGGCCCTCTACGACCTCGGCGAGGTCGCGGTGATCCAGGGCTGCGGCTACCCCTCGTACAGCCTGTCGCACGAGGAGTCGCGCGGCATCTGGCAGTCGGCCAATCCGTTCGGGCTCGGGGCCTACAGCGGCACCGGCTGGGTGGGCCGTCACCTGGAGGGTGAGTACACCGGCGCCGACATTCCCGCGGTGAACATCCAGAGCTCGGTCGCGCCGGAATTCCGCCAGTCGGTCACCAGCGTGCTCGCCGTCAACCGGCTGCGCGACTTCGGCTTCCCGTACGACTACGACTATCCCGGCGACAAGAACGACAAGAACGCCGCGTTCACGAGCCTGTACACCAACGCGGAGTCGGGTCCGCTCGTGTACATCGGGAGCAGCGGCAACGCGACGTTCGCGAGCACCAACAGCTATCCCCAGCTCCACACCCTGTACGAGAACGCGCGCGGCTCGTGGAGCGATCTCTACGACACGGTCGACCGCAGCACGGCGCGGGACCTGCGCGAGATCGCGAAGGTCATCTACGGCGTCGCCAACGGCCTGCCGGCGAGCCAGCCGGTCGCCGCCCGCTTCTTCCAGCTCTCCAACGGCGGCTACGACACCCACTCCGACCAGGGTGCGGTCGACCCCGACGGACAGCACTTCCAGCTCCACGGCGAGGTCAGCTCCTCGATCAAGGTGTTCCGCGACGACCTCGAGAACATGGGCGTGTGGGACAAGACCTGCATCCTCATCTACAGCGAATTCTCGCGGCGCATTCCGCAGAACGACAACGGCACCGACCACGGCTCGCAGGGGCCCATGTTCGTGATCGGCGGGAAAGTGAACGGCGGCGTCTACGGCAACCACCCGAACGTCAACGACCTCGACAACGACGAGAACACGCGCTACCGGCAGGACGCGTACGGCGGCTACCGCTCCACCGACTTCCGCGACGTCTACGGCACGGTGCTGAAGCACTGGGTGAACATGGCGCCGGCCGACGTGTCGGCCCTGCTCCCGATCGACACCGGAAGCGCCAACACGCGCTGGACCGTCTCGAACTTCGACCTCACCCGTCCGGTGGGCGGCGTTCCGCTGTTCCAACCATGA